One Aerococcus urinaeequi DNA segment encodes these proteins:
- a CDS encoding ParB/RepB/Spo0J family partition protein produces the protein MAKQTNKHNKGLGRGIDAFFGGEALFTQDETDQEQVDVKVTAETSKQTANEATVEAPATDKMVQEISVEDIRPNPYQPRHQFDEDALNDLAKSIQEQGIFQPITLRKSAVKGYEIIAGERRFRASKIAGLTTVPAIVREFSDEQMIEASIIENLQREDLTALEEAMAYQQLIDVLAITQDEAAKRLGKSRTYITNHLRLLGLSDDIKALVQSGALSAGQARTILGLKSKKDQSSLAKKVVAEGITVRQLEKMVQALNEPADKDIKKDDGKKEVVPPYIRESEDRLMDKFGTNVQINSRGKRGKIEIEYLSEEDLTRILDILNIKFED, from the coding sequence ATGGCGAAACAAACAAATAAGCATAATAAGGGACTTGGCCGCGGGATTGATGCCTTTTTTGGCGGCGAAGCACTTTTTACCCAGGATGAGACAGACCAAGAGCAAGTTGACGTAAAAGTTACAGCTGAAACAAGTAAGCAAACTGCAAACGAAGCGACTGTTGAAGCCCCTGCGACTGACAAAATGGTGCAGGAAATCAGTGTTGAAGATATTCGTCCAAACCCTTACCAACCCCGGCACCAATTTGATGAAGATGCCTTGAACGACTTGGCCAAATCTATTCAAGAGCAAGGCATTTTTCAGCCGATCACCCTACGTAAATCTGCGGTGAAAGGGTATGAAATTATTGCTGGTGAACGACGTTTTCGTGCGTCTAAAATCGCCGGTTTAACGACTGTTCCAGCCATTGTACGTGAATTTTCTGATGAACAGATGATCGAAGCATCTATCATCGAGAACTTACAACGTGAAGACCTAACAGCCCTAGAAGAAGCTATGGCTTATCAACAATTGATTGATGTTTTAGCAATTACGCAAGATGAAGCGGCTAAACGCCTGGGGAAATCCAGAACTTATATCACCAACCATTTACGTTTACTAGGTTTGAGTGACGATATTAAAGCCTTAGTGCAATCAGGTGCTTTATCAGCAGGTCAGGCCCGGACTATTTTAGGTTTAAAATCGAAAAAAGACCAATCAAGTCTAGCTAAGAAGGTTGTTGCAGAAGGCATTACCGTTCGCCAATTGGAGAAAATGGTACAAGCCTTAAACGAGCCAGCGGACAAGGATATTAAAAAAGACGACGGCAAGAAAGAAGTCGTGCCACCTTATATCCGCGAAAGCGAAGACCGGTTAATGGATAAATTTGGGACGAATGTTCAAATCAATAGTCGCGGAAAACGCGGTAAAATCGAAATCGAATACCTTTCTGAAGAAGATTTAACCCGTATTCTAGATATTTTGAATATTAAATTTGAAGATTAG
- a CDS encoding PTS sugar transporter subunit IIA, which yields MEINQNMVKLKQDFQTKEAAIRAAGQLLVDNGHVDSTYVEAMLDRENEVTTYMGNFIAIPHGTDEAKTSIHSTGISVLQIPFGVDFSDDPNEEKMAMVVFGIAGVNNEHLDLLSKIAIFCSTLDNVVKLVNAENEAEIMTLLDSVEAA from the coding sequence ATGGAAATTAATCAAAATATGGTGAAATTAAAGCAAGATTTTCAAACGAAGGAAGCTGCGATAAGGGCAGCAGGTCAATTGTTAGTCGATAACGGACATGTCGATTCCACTTATGTGGAGGCCATGCTCGACCGCGAGAATGAGGTAACAACTTACATGGGTAATTTCATTGCCATTCCTCACGGTACGGATGAGGCCAAAACAAGCATCCATTCTACAGGCATTTCGGTCCTACAAATCCCGTTTGGGGTAGATTTTTCTGACGACCCCAATGAAGAAAAGATGGCAATGGTTGTCTTTGGGATTGCCGGGGTTAACAATGAACACCTGGATTTACTGTCTAAAATCGCTATTTTCTGTTCAACCCTTGATAACGTGGTGAAATTGGTAAATGCTGAAAATGAGGCAGAAATTATGACTTTGTTGGATAGCGTTGAAGCAGCCTAA
- the mnmE gene encoding tRNA uridine-5-carboxymethylaminomethyl(34) synthesis GTPase MnmE, with translation MITRGFDTIAAISSAPGEGAIGIVRLSGDDALAIADKVYKLGQKKLSTQDSHTIHYGHIVDPKDGQEIDEVMVSVMREPKTFTREDIVEINTHGGIVATNRVLELVLREGATLAEPGEFTKRAFINGRIDLTQAEAVMDLIRAKTDRSMDLAVKQLDGKLSNLIENLRQDILNTLAQVEVNIDYPEYDDVEEMTLKLLGEKTTIIKNRIDGLLSTAKQGKILRDGISTAIVGRPNVGKSSLLNALLREEKAIVTDIEGTTRDTVEEYINIRGVPLKLVDTAGIRDTEDVVERIGVERSKKALMEAELVLLLLNQSEALTAGDRELLALTQDHKRIIIMNKIDLPNQLLKESLLEWVEEDEIIATSMMTQEGIDALEEKIADYFFSGQSGEKDATYVSNARHIDLLQKASQSLDEVKNGIDMGMPVDLIQIDFTRAWEILGEIIGENAPDELLTQLFSQFCLGK, from the coding sequence ATGATTACTCGTGGTTTTGATACAATTGCAGCTATTTCATCGGCACCGGGCGAGGGTGCGATTGGGATTGTCCGTCTTTCAGGTGATGACGCACTAGCGATTGCAGATAAGGTTTACAAATTAGGTCAGAAAAAATTGAGTACGCAAGATAGTCATACTATTCATTATGGACATATTGTAGATCCAAAAGATGGTCAAGAGATTGACGAAGTGATGGTGTCTGTTATGCGTGAGCCAAAAACATTTACGCGTGAAGATATTGTTGAGATTAATACCCATGGTGGGATTGTGGCGACAAATCGCGTGCTGGAACTCGTTTTGCGTGAAGGGGCTACCCTAGCAGAACCAGGTGAATTCACCAAACGTGCCTTTATCAACGGGCGAATTGACTTAACCCAAGCAGAAGCTGTGATGGATTTAATCCGTGCTAAGACGGACCGGTCAATGGATTTAGCTGTGAAGCAGTTGGACGGAAAATTATCCAATTTAATCGAAAATTTACGTCAAGACATTTTAAATACCTTGGCGCAAGTTGAAGTAAACATTGACTACCCGGAATACGATGATGTGGAAGAAATGACCCTTAAATTATTGGGCGAGAAAACAACTATTATCAAGAACCGAATCGATGGCTTATTATCGACCGCTAAACAAGGGAAAATCTTGCGTGACGGGATTTCAACTGCCATTGTGGGTCGTCCAAATGTAGGGAAATCTTCCTTACTGAATGCCTTATTAAGAGAAGAAAAGGCCATTGTAACGGATATTGAAGGCACAACGCGTGACACGGTTGAAGAATATATCAATATCCGCGGGGTACCCTTGAAATTAGTGGATACAGCGGGTATTCGTGACACAGAAGATGTGGTGGAACGTATCGGTGTGGAACGGTCGAAGAAAGCCTTAATGGAAGCAGAATTGGTGTTATTATTACTCAACCAATCTGAAGCCTTAACAGCTGGTGACCGTGAGCTTTTAGCCTTAACCCAAGACCATAAACGAATTATTATCATGAATAAAATTGATTTACCAAACCAACTTTTAAAAGAATCCCTATTAGAGTGGGTTGAAGAGGACGAAATCATTGCTACGTCTATGATGACTCAAGAAGGTATTGACGCTTTAGAGGAGAAAATTGCAGACTACTTCTTCTCTGGTCAATCAGGGGAAAAAGACGCGACTTATGTTTCTAACGCCCGTCATATAGACCTTTTACAAAAAGCGAGTCAATCATTAGACGAAGTGAAAAACGGGATTGATATGGGCATGCCAGTTGACTTGATTCAAATCGACTTTACCCGTGCTTGGGAAATTTTAGGTGAAATTATTGGTGAAAATGCGCCGGATGAACTATTAACACAACTATTCAGTCAATTCTGTTTAGGTAAATAA
- a CDS encoding ParA family protein, which yields MGKVIAVANQKGGVGKTTTTVNLASALAYQGKKILLIDSDAQGNATSGLGIAKGSVENSIYDVLINEVAVKDAVVSSSRENLSVVPATISLAGAEVELTSIAHREQKMKEAIQPIRNDYDYIFIDCPPSLGHLTINAFTSADSVLIPVQSEYYALEGLSQLLNTIQLVQKHFNAGLKIEGVLMTMYDARTNLSNEVVEEVRKYFGQAVYTTLIPRNVRLSEAPSYGQSIIDYDIRSRGAEVYLELAKEVLENNGETNK from the coding sequence ATGGGTAAAGTAATCGCAGTCGCCAATCAAAAAGGTGGTGTCGGGAAGACAACAACAACTGTCAACTTAGCATCCGCACTTGCCTATCAAGGAAAGAAAATTTTATTAATCGATAGTGATGCGCAAGGGAATGCGACGAGTGGTCTAGGGATTGCTAAAGGTTCTGTTGAAAACAGCATCTATGACGTGTTGATTAACGAAGTTGCCGTAAAAGATGCGGTAGTATCTTCGTCACGCGAGAACCTTTCTGTTGTACCGGCAACAATTTCATTGGCAGGGGCTGAGGTTGAACTTACAAGTATCGCCCACCGTGAACAAAAGATGAAAGAAGCCATTCAACCGATTAGAAATGACTATGACTATATCTTCATTGACTGTCCGCCTTCACTAGGTCACTTGACAATCAATGCCTTCACTAGTGCAGATTCCGTACTGATTCCAGTACAAAGTGAATACTATGCCCTAGAAGGATTAAGTCAATTATTGAACACAATCCAATTAGTTCAAAAACACTTCAATGCAGGGCTAAAAATTGAAGGTGTTTTAATGACAATGTATGATGCAAGAACAAACTTATCGAATGAAGTTGTAGAAGAAGTCCGGAAGTACTTTGGTCAAGCAGTGTATACGACCTTGATTCCGCGAAATGTGCGCTTGTCTGAAGCACCATCATATGGACAATCCATCATTGATTATGATATTCGTTCTCGTGGCGCTGAAGTGTATCTGGAATTGGCAAAGGAAGTGCTAGAAAATAATGGCGAAACAAACAAATAA
- a CDS encoding GerMN domain-containing protein: MKQKATWFLLLSTSLLLGSCSWFNNAEDIYDESEASSSEQVSSSTSDSASDETSEDPQSSQSSSTAESFTDDEASESSSSEVAPALTVANYFPMIEGYQAVFEGDGNEFAGFTRTYDFINDEFLTMRTATTGTTTLELMAITADKAEVIVTKPETYSHEELTRDMITQIDEPTRVLIEGPIEVGHTWDSDGRQREITGIDVPVETKTGTYETLEVSEYSENSIRREYYAPGVGLVYAEDESTDPEAYYFVTQILSQLSFEGWGEEVTFYYPNGEGEFEQANETVAMTTNNDMALKFTQIFQGGNSADQQMMANSVDINSISVDGQDPRAGKNVYVDFSENISELADDPQGKAKLDAMMATVVQYYNADYIQPTIEGDYMVIEGVVELTPAYPLYEVPKNIQP; this comes from the coding sequence ATGAAACAAAAAGCAACTTGGTTTTTACTATTGAGTACGTCATTACTGTTAGGTTCATGTTCTTGGTTTAATAATGCAGAAGATATTTATGATGAAAGTGAGGCATCCTCGTCTGAACAAGTGTCCTCAAGTACTAGTGATAGTGCGAGTGATGAAACATCAGAAGATCCGCAATCCAGTCAGTCGAGTTCAACTGCAGAAAGTTTCACAGATGATGAAGCAAGTGAAAGTTCTTCCTCAGAAGTGGCGCCAGCTTTAACAGTGGCTAACTATTTTCCAATGATTGAAGGGTATCAGGCAGTTTTTGAGGGTGATGGGAATGAGTTTGCGGGCTTTACCCGGACCTATGATTTTATTAATGATGAGTTTTTAACTATGCGGACGGCAACTACAGGAACAACAACACTAGAGTTAATGGCGATTACAGCAGATAAGGCTGAAGTAATCGTGACCAAGCCAGAAACTTATAGCCATGAAGAATTGACCCGCGATATGATTACCCAAATAGATGAGCCAACGAGAGTCTTGATTGAGGGGCCGATTGAAGTGGGCCATACTTGGGATAGTGACGGACGGCAACGTGAAATTACTGGTATCGATGTGCCTGTTGAAACGAAGACTGGCACTTACGAGACTTTAGAGGTCAGTGAATACAGTGAAAATAGTATTCGAAGAGAGTATTATGCCCCAGGTGTGGGACTGGTTTACGCAGAAGATGAAAGTACTGACCCTGAAGCGTACTATTTCGTCACTCAAATTTTGAGTCAGTTATCTTTTGAAGGTTGGGGTGAGGAAGTTACTTTCTACTATCCAAATGGCGAAGGTGAATTTGAACAAGCAAATGAAACGGTGGCTATGACGACCAATAATGATATGGCGCTGAAATTCACGCAGATTTTCCAGGGTGGCAACAGCGCGGACCAACAAATGATGGCTAACAGTGTTGATATCAATAGCATCAGTGTTGACGGTCAGGACCCAAGAGCGGGCAAGAATGTCTATGTTGACTTTAGCGAAAATATCAGTGAATTGGCGGATGATCCACAAGGGAAGGCTAAGTTGGATGCCATGATGGCAACGGTGGTCCAGTATTATAATGCTGACTACATTCAACCTACTATTGAAGGCGACTATATGGTCATTGAGGGGGTTGTTGAATTAACCCCAGCTTATCCATTATACGAAGTCCCTAAAAATATTCAGCCTTAA
- the rsmG gene encoding 16S rRNA (guanine(527)-N(7))-methyltransferase RsmG, whose translation MNPELFKSSLADAGIHLNDQQMTQFNRYFELLVEWNEKINLTAITELEEVYLKHFYDSLTVAMHVEMADQTYRLVDVGSGAGFPSIPLKIAFPNLDITIVDSLNKRINFINEVVNELGLEGVHAYHDRAETFGQNPQFRGQFDFATARAVARLNLLAEFCLPLVKKDGQFLAMKAQQSDDEIEEAKHAIAVLGGKFAEDIQFDLPAEAGERHILRIEKPKETPNKYPRKPGKPAKSPL comes from the coding sequence ATGAACCCAGAATTATTTAAAAGTAGCTTAGCGGATGCAGGAATCCACTTAAATGACCAACAAATGACACAATTCAACCGTTATTTCGAATTATTGGTTGAATGGAATGAAAAAATTAATTTAACAGCCATTACAGAACTAGAAGAAGTGTATTTGAAACACTTCTATGATTCACTGACTGTCGCTATGCACGTTGAAATGGCCGATCAAACGTACCGTTTAGTAGACGTCGGTTCAGGCGCTGGGTTCCCCAGCATTCCACTAAAAATTGCCTTTCCAAACTTAGACATCACTATTGTTGACTCATTGAATAAACGTATCAACTTTATCAATGAAGTGGTGAATGAACTTGGTTTAGAAGGAGTGCATGCCTACCACGATCGCGCTGAAACTTTTGGTCAAAACCCACAATTCCGTGGTCAGTTTGATTTTGCTACTGCTAGAGCGGTGGCTAGATTAAACTTATTAGCAGAATTTTGTTTACCCCTAGTGAAAAAGGATGGCCAATTCTTAGCGATGAAAGCACAGCAATCTGATGATGAAATTGAGGAAGCAAAACATGCTATTGCTGTCTTAGGTGGTAAATTTGCCGAAGACATTCAATTTGACTTACCAGCTGAAGCTGGGGAGCGTCATATTTTACGGATTGAAAAACCAAAAGAAACACCAAATAAGTATCCGCGTAAACCAGGAAAGCCAGCGAAAAGTCCGCTATAA
- the mnmG gene encoding tRNA uridine-5-carboxymethylaminomethyl(34) synthesis enzyme MnmG, with protein sequence MQTYEAGKYDVIVVGAGHAGSEAALAAARMGAETMLITINIDMVAFMPCNPSIGGPAKGVVVREIDALGGEMGRNIDKTYIQMRMLNTGKGPAVRALRAQADKDEYAKEMRRTIENQDHLTLRQGLVDDLIIEDDTVKGIITNTGAIYRADAVILTTGTAARGEIIIGELKYSSGPNNSQPAEKLTGNMAEKYGFDIARFKTGTPPRVDKRTINYDATEIQPGDDAPNHFSFMSKDADYLPLVDQVPCFLTYTNEATHETIRENLHRAPMFTGIVEGVGARYCPSIEDKIVRFADKPKHQIFLEPEGLDNEEIYVQGLSTSLPEDVQNDMIHSVKGLENARIMRNGYAIEYDVVKPNQLKVNLETKQVANLFTAGQTNGTSGYEEAAGQGLYAGINAVLKIRGEEPFVIGRDQGYIGVMIDDLVTKGTTEPYRLLTSRAEYRLLLRHDNADTRLTEKGYEFGLVSEEQYSLYKSNQAEVAEELDRLANVRLKPTQELQDYLAEKNSAALKDGIMASDLLRRPELKIDDILKFAPSDKDLSRQVTEQVEIQIKYAGYIVKEQRKVEKLHRLEQKAIPADIDWDAIDSLATEARQRLKEIGPRTLAQASRVSGVNPADVSIIMVYLQGGHVARV encoded by the coding sequence ATGCAAACTTATGAAGCAGGCAAATATGATGTCATTGTAGTTGGTGCTGGGCATGCAGGTAGTGAAGCAGCTTTAGCCGCAGCGCGTATGGGCGCTGAAACCATGTTGATCACGATTAATATTGATATGGTTGCCTTTATGCCATGTAACCCGTCAATTGGGGGACCAGCTAAAGGGGTAGTTGTAAGAGAGATCGATGCCCTTGGTGGTGAAATGGGCCGCAATATTGATAAAACATATATCCAAATGCGTATGCTGAATACAGGTAAGGGACCAGCTGTCCGTGCCTTACGTGCGCAAGCAGATAAAGATGAATACGCCAAAGAAATGCGTAGAACTATCGAAAACCAAGACCACTTAACCCTACGTCAAGGGTTAGTAGACGACTTGATTATTGAAGATGATACGGTTAAAGGGATTATCACTAACACAGGTGCTATTTACCGTGCAGATGCTGTTATTTTGACAACTGGTACGGCAGCCCGTGGTGAAATTATTATTGGGGAATTAAAATATTCTTCAGGTCCAAACAACTCGCAACCAGCTGAGAAATTGACTGGGAATATGGCGGAAAAATACGGCTTTGATATTGCCCGCTTTAAAACTGGTACACCGCCACGCGTGGACAAACGTACGATCAACTATGATGCAACGGAAATCCAACCGGGTGATGATGCACCAAATCATTTTTCATTCATGTCTAAAGACGCGGATTACTTACCATTAGTAGACCAAGTCCCATGTTTCTTGACTTATACCAATGAAGCAACCCATGAAACGATTCGTGAAAACTTACATCGTGCACCAATGTTTACAGGTATCGTTGAGGGTGTAGGTGCCCGTTACTGTCCGTCAATTGAAGATAAGATTGTGCGTTTTGCAGATAAACCAAAACACCAAATCTTCCTTGAGCCTGAAGGGTTAGATAACGAAGAAATCTATGTCCAAGGACTTTCAACTTCACTACCAGAAGACGTTCAAAATGACATGATTCATTCAGTTAAAGGCTTGGAAAACGCACGTATCATGCGTAACGGATACGCCATTGAGTACGATGTGGTGAAACCAAACCAATTGAAAGTAAACTTAGAAACTAAACAAGTGGCCAACTTATTTACAGCCGGTCAAACAAACGGTACTTCTGGTTATGAAGAAGCTGCTGGTCAAGGTTTATACGCAGGGATCAACGCCGTCCTTAAAATCCGTGGCGAAGAGCCATTTGTTATCGGCCGTGACCAAGGCTATATTGGGGTAATGATCGATGACTTAGTCACAAAAGGGACAACTGAACCGTATCGATTATTAACATCACGCGCTGAATACCGTTTATTATTACGTCATGACAACGCTGATACTCGTTTAACTGAAAAAGGTTATGAATTTGGTTTAGTCTCTGAAGAACAATACAGCTTATACAAATCAAATCAAGCAGAGGTTGCTGAAGAATTAGACCGTTTAGCCAATGTTCGCTTGAAACCAACTCAAGAATTACAAGACTACCTAGCAGAGAAAAATTCCGCAGCCTTAAAAGATGGGATTATGGCGAGCGACTTACTACGTCGTCCAGAGCTTAAAATTGATGATATCCTTAAATTCGCCCCAAGCGACAAGGATTTATCACGTCAAGTAACAGAACAAGTTGAAATCCAAATCAAATATGCTGGTTATATTGTTAAAGAACAACGTAAAGTAGAAAAATTACACCGTTTAGAGCAAAAAGCGATTCCAGCTGACATCGATTGGGATGCCATCGACAGCTTAGCCACTGAAGCGCGCCAGCGCTTGAAAGAAATCGGCCCACGCACCTTAGCACAAGCTAGTCGTGTATCAGGTGTAAACCCTGCAGATGTATCCATTATCATGGTTTACCTGCAAGGTGGTCACGTCGCACGTGTTTAA
- a CDS encoding mechanosensitive ion channel — MDLAGLWASLAASIPAIIGGILLILIAWIVAVLVKKAVSKGLRAVGLAGRFVKWNLAETEDQAESTFDTIAQILYYIVWVLFLPGIFDTFGLASIATPIRDMTANALGFLPSIVGAIIIMIVAVVVARLVKQLVYSLVKTVNIDKYVAKFTGNKTADGQTADTIANVLSYVAYIVVFIPIAVVALETLGISSIATPIIGVLNSVAAAIPNILVAVILLGIGFAIAKVIGELVQNLLAGTGLNNLFNRETGATTKNINVSEIIGQVVAVVIGLFFTVEALNVLNLAILNTVGAAIIAYLPNVLIALIILGLGIFGGRFVGDLVNKATQSKWVGAIIKGVFVVFSVFMALDQLNFANNIVNMAFLFIIGGLSVAFALSFGLGGRDFAKKQLEKLDKKIEEESGQNNNNNQF; from the coding sequence ATGGATTTAGCAGGTTTATGGGCTAGCTTAGCTGCTAGCATACCAGCCATCATTGGTGGTATATTATTAATTCTTATTGCGTGGATCGTGGCAGTATTAGTTAAAAAGGCAGTTTCAAAAGGTTTACGAGCGGTGGGATTAGCAGGTCGCTTCGTGAAATGGAATCTTGCAGAGACTGAGGATCAAGCGGAATCAACGTTTGATACCATCGCGCAAATTCTATACTACATTGTTTGGGTGCTATTCTTACCAGGCATCTTCGATACATTTGGTTTAGCTTCTATTGCGACACCAATTCGTGATATGACAGCAAATGCTTTAGGGTTCTTACCATCAATCGTTGGTGCAATCATCATTATGATTGTGGCGGTAGTGGTAGCGCGTTTAGTGAAACAATTAGTTTACTCACTAGTTAAAACAGTTAACATCGACAAGTATGTGGCTAAATTTACTGGTAACAAAACAGCAGACGGACAAACAGCAGATACAATTGCTAACGTACTTTCTTATGTAGCTTACATTGTTGTTTTCATTCCAATTGCAGTTGTAGCCCTTGAGACATTGGGGATTTCTTCAATTGCAACACCAATCATCGGTGTATTAAATAGTGTAGCTGCTGCAATTCCAAATATCTTAGTAGCAGTAATCTTATTAGGTATTGGATTTGCGATTGCTAAAGTCATTGGTGAGTTAGTACAAAACTTACTTGCGGGCACTGGTTTAAACAACTTATTCAACCGTGAAACTGGTGCAACAACTAAAAACATCAATGTTTCAGAAATCATTGGTCAAGTAGTTGCTGTAGTCATTGGTTTATTCTTTACCGTTGAAGCCTTAAATGTATTAAACTTAGCGATCTTAAACACTGTTGGTGCAGCAATCATTGCTTACCTACCGAACGTATTAATTGCCTTAATTATCTTAGGGCTTGGTATCTTTGGTGGCCGTTTCGTTGGCGACTTAGTGAATAAAGCAACTCAAAGCAAATGGGTTGGTGCAATCATTAAAGGCGTATTCGTAGTCTTCTCAGTATTTATGGCATTAGATCAATTGAACTTTGCTAACAATATTGTGAACATGGCCTTCCTATTCATCATTGGTGGTTTATCAGTTGCCTTTGCCTTATCATTTGGTTTAGGTGGACGCGACTTTGCGAAAAAACAACTAGAAAAACTAGACAAAAAAATTGAAGAAGAATCTGGTCAAAACAACAATAACAACCAATTCTAA
- a CDS encoding DsrE family protein, giving the protein MLKRVIFHVHEMKDWETILPTIQNALNDVEDLQVIVLANGRAVRVAVREEFHQSLEKLVKQGVTIELCQHALQAQGFDPEMVNNRLFTPITSGIAELINRQHDGYAYIRA; this is encoded by the coding sequence ATGTTAAAACGTGTTATTTTTCATGTACATGAGATGAAAGATTGGGAAACCATCTTACCAACTATTCAAAATGCGCTAAATGATGTGGAAGATTTACAAGTGATTGTCCTAGCCAATGGTCGTGCTGTCCGGGTTGCTGTGCGTGAAGAATTTCACCAAAGCTTAGAAAAACTCGTGAAACAAGGTGTGACGATTGAGTTATGCCAACATGCGCTACAAGCTCAAGGGTTTGATCCAGAAATGGTGAATAATCGCTTATTTACCCCGATTACATCAGGTATTGCCGAATTAATTAACCGTCAACATGATGGCTATGCCTATATTCGCGCTTAA